The following are encoded in a window of Peromyscus eremicus chromosome 12, PerEre_H2_v1, whole genome shotgun sequence genomic DNA:
- the Psmg1 gene encoding proteasome assembly chaperone 1, with translation MAATFFGEVVKAPSRAGTEEEEEEEEQNRRDTPEDREVRRQLARKREVRLLQRQTKTSLEVALLEKHPCSKFIIAVGTNATAFLSSFVMNSGVWEEVGCAKLWNEWCRTADTVHLSPTDAFCVFYQLKSNPLVFLCQCSCYIAEDQQFQWLEKVFGSRPRRNMKVTVLTCRHITEYKTSESTCSLPSPFLRALKTQKFKDSACCPLLEQPNIVHDLPAAVLSYCQVWKIPAVLYLCYTDVMKLDLVTVEAFKPVVSSSSLKSLVKNIPESTEILKKLMTTNEIQSNIYT, from the exons ATGGCGGCCACGTTCTTCGGTGAGGTGGTGAAAGCGCCAAGCCGAGCTGGgacggaggaggaggaagaggaggaagagcagaacAGGCGGGACACGCCGGAGGACCGGGAGGTCCGGCGGCAGCTGGCGCGGAAGAG GGAGGTGCGGCTTCTCCAAAGACAGACAAAAACATCTCTGGAGGTTGCGCTCCTAGAAAAGCACCCCTGCTCCAAGTTTATAATTGCAGTAGGAACTAATGCAACAG CATTTTTGTCATCGTTTGTTATGAATTCAGGAGTCTGGGAAGAAGTTGGTTGTGCTAAGCTCTGGAATGAATGGTGCAGAACAGCAGACACTGTCCATCTGTCCCCTACAGAtgctttctgtgttttttatcaACTGAAATCAAATCCCTTG GTTTTTCTTTGTCAGTGTAGTTGCTACATTGCTGAGGACCAGCAGTTCCAGTGGCTGGAGAAG GTTTTTGGATCCCGACCCAGGAGGAACATGAAGGTAACAGTTCTCACATGCCGACACATCACAGAGTATAAAACCTCTGAGTCTACCTGcagccttccttctccttttctgagaGCCCTAAAAACTCAGAAATTCAAAGATTCTGCCTGCTGCCCCCTGCTGGAACAGCCGAACATTGTGCATGACCTGCCTGCAGCAG TTCTGAGCTACTGCCAAGTGTGGAAAATCCCTGCAGTTCTGTATCTGTGCTACACTGATGTGATGAAGTTGGACCTTGTCACTGTTGAAGCTTTTAAGCCTGTAGTTTCTTCCAGTAGCTTGAAATCCTTGGTGAAG aaCATTCCCGAAAGCacagaaatactgaagaaatTGATGACAACAAATGAGATTCAGAGCAACATTTACACGTGA